The genomic interval ACTGAAATAACTCAACCGGCTTATTTTCCGCAGTGAGGGATTTCAATAATTTTGCATCCACAATATTTGCTCCGCTTGCACTAATTTCTAGCACGAGAACATCGTTTTGAAGCATAGTTTTTTCTGCGCCCTCAATAGCGCCACCGCCAACGACCGGAGCTGCGGCAAGAGCTGGGGTGCCAGAAATTTGTGTTGGGACGTCAAGTTTATTATTAGGGGTTGCTTTATCTACAACCGCAGGGGGCGTTGTCTGCGTGCCTCCAAAAAGAGAAGGTCTACCTTCATGAACCTGCCAATTGTTGTAGAGCATCAGACCCGACATCGAGAAGACCACCCAAAGAATTGTTTTTTTGAAGTCCATTTACATTCGCTTAAGTTATTGAAGTGTTTGTTTTACCGCAGAATCATAACCACCCTGTGACCATGGGTTACAACGCAAAATTCGCCACATAATCAGGCTACAGCTTTTGAAAAATCCATAATGATTGAAACAGTCGCATGCATATTGAGAGCAGCTAGGAACGTATTTACAGTGCATTCCCAAAAATGGGCTCAAAGTAAGTTGATACACTCTGACCAACCTAATGGCCACCCTATTCAGGGGGTGCACCTAAATTAGCTCCAAAAATTGAGAGCGCAAAATTTCTTTTTCTTTTTTTCTAAGTCTGCCCTTTGTCTCTCGACCAATTGGCTTTTTCAACTTAACCACAACATCTTTTTTTAATGTATCAGCTTGCGCAGCCCAAACCAACTCACGAATCATTCTCTTGAGACGGTTTCTATCAACAGCTCTTGTGGCCAACTTCTTTGCTATCGCAACGCCCAAATCGGGCTTTGCTTTGCCTTGAGTTGATGCAGCATATACGCCCCAGCACAAACTTGACTGCGGACGCATCTTAAGTAATTCAGAAATCCTTGCACTATTCAATGGCTAAATTCAACAGCCAAACGCTTGCGTCCCTTTGCGCGACGGGCATTTAAAACTGCGCGTCCGCTTTTGGTTTTCATACGAATGCGAAAACCATGTGTACTCTTGCGACGGGTTACTGAGGGTTGGTAAGTTCTTTTCATGTTCGATCCCTGGAAAACCAACTATTTTCCTTGTTGCGAAGCAAAAGGTCAATCATTCTTAACGAATATAGAGGTATTTTTCTCTATTTTTACTTCAATTCCTCTTAAATCATTAATTTAGTTAGAAATTTTTTCATTATTCACAAGTTATCCACAGCTTTTCCACTGTTTTTTAGCTTGTGGATAACTTTTGAGGATAGCTACAATGGATCCTCTAAAAATATGAGTAACTTAAACAATCCTCCCGCCTTGAATTCAATTAGCCCACTGGGGTTTTGGGATGATGCTATAGGCATTTTATCCCGCGAACTGTCACCCCAACAGTTTAAGACATGGATTCAGCCCCTTACTTTACTGTCTTTTGTTGAGAGTGATGACTCACTAACCATAGGGGCTCCCAATCGATTTAAGCTTGATTGGATCAAAAAAACTTTTGCTGACCGCTTCCAAGAGCTAGCCTCCCAATATTTTGGTCGCCAAATGAATGTAGGCTTTACCTTAGCGATCGAGGCGATACCAGCAGTCACCACATTAACATCAACCAATGATGATCGGGACGAAAAGATCGGCGAATTGGGATATCCTGATTCTGTAATGTCCGTAGAAGAGAATGCTTTTGAGATTGAAGATCACTCTAAGCTAAACCCAAATCTTACTTTTGAAACATTTGTTACAGGCAAAGCAAATCAGCTGGCTAGAGCAGCATCAATTCAGATCGCACACAATCCTGGCACCTCTTACAACCCAATGTTTTTATATGGTGGGGTGGGATTGGGCAAAACGCACTTAATTCACGCCATTGGAAATCACCTCTTAAAAAAAAAGCCAAACGCACGAATTCGCTACATTCATGCTGAACAGTATGTTTCCGATGTGGTGCGGGCTTATCAACAAAAGGCGTTTGATCGCTTTAAGCGCTATTACCACTCACTAGATCTACTGTTAATTGACGATATCCAATTTTTTAGTGGTAAGTCTAGGACCCAAGAAGAGTTCTTTTATGCATTTGAAGCTTTGCTCAGCAATAAGTCACAAGTAATCATTACAAGTGACACTTACCCCAAAGAGATAGCCGGTATAGATGATCGACTCATTTCACGCTTTGACTCTGGCTTAACCGTTGCAATCGAGCCCCCAGAGCTGGAAATGCGTGTCGTTATCTTAATGAAAAAGGCAATTAGTGAAGGCATCCCCATGAGCGAGGATGTTGCTTTTTTTGTTGCCAAACACCTTCGTTCGAATGTTCGTGAGTTAGAGGGCGCTTTACGTAAAATTCTTGTCTTCGTTCGATTTCATGGGCGCGAGGTCACTATTGAGGTAGCAAGAACGGCCTTAAAAGACCTACTTTCTATTCAAAATCGACAAATTTCTGTCGAGAATATCCAAAAAGCCGTTGCTGATTTTTATAGTATTAAGGTTGTCGACATGTATTCAAAAAAACGGCCAACAAACATTGCCAGGCCGCGTCAAATTGCCATGTTTATGGCTAAAGAATTGACCCAAAAGAGCCTCCCAGAGATTGGTGAATTGTTTGGAGGAAGAGATCACACCACTGTTTTACATGCTGTGCGCAAGATTTCCGATGAGCGAGCGCATGATAGTCAACTCAATCATGAGATCCATGTAATTGAGCAGACGTTGAAATCATAATATTTACCTGTTGATAAGTTTGTGGATAAGCACGGGGATAAGTTTGGGAATTACATGTGGATAAATTGTGGAAAGACTGAGAGTCATGCAAAAATAGGGTATTGGTCATAAGTTGTCCCCTTTTTATGCAACCTCTATACAGAGGTTTTCCACAGGTTTTTTAGTTTTTAATGCATTGTTTTAAAAGGGATTTTGGACTTATCCACGGATTTTAAGGCCCTTATTACTATTACTACTAAGATATATACAAGGATTTAAAAGCCATGCAACTCGTTAACACTTCTCGCGATAACTTACTCAAGCCCCTTCAGGTCGTTAATGGAATTGTTGAACGTAGGCACACACTACCAATTTTGGCAAATCTTTTATTTAAGAAGGTTGGTGAGAAAGTATTTTTAATTTCCACTGATATCGAAACTCAAATGACAACCACCGCTAGTTTTGGTGTTGGTTCTGAAGATGTAACCACTACTGTTGCAGCAAGAAAGCTTTTAGAGATCTTACGTGCATTACCTGAGGGCCCGGTGTCTTTAAATTTAAAAGATAATCGTATGGTGGTGCAAAGCGGCAAGAGCCGATTTTCTTTGCAAACATTATCTGCAACTGAATTTCCTATGATGCAACGTGTGGGTGAGGTTACCGCTGCTTGGAAGATGTCCCAGAAAAGTTTTCGGCAACTGATTAGTCAAGTCCATT from Polynucleobacter necessarius carries:
- the rpmH gene encoding 50S ribosomal protein L34, whose product is MKRTYQPSVTRRKSTHGFRIRMKTKSGRAVLNARRAKGRKRLAVEFSH
- the dnaA gene encoding chromosomal replication initiator protein DnaA — protein: MSNLNNPPALNSISPLGFWDDAIGILSRELSPQQFKTWIQPLTLLSFVESDDSLTIGAPNRFKLDWIKKTFADRFQELASQYFGRQMNVGFTLAIEAIPAVTTLTSTNDDRDEKIGELGYPDSVMSVEENAFEIEDHSKLNPNLTFETFVTGKANQLARAASIQIAHNPGTSYNPMFLYGGVGLGKTHLIHAIGNHLLKKKPNARIRYIHAEQYVSDVVRAYQQKAFDRFKRYYHSLDLLLIDDIQFFSGKSRTQEEFFYAFEALLSNKSQVIITSDTYPKEIAGIDDRLISRFDSGLTVAIEPPELEMRVVILMKKAISEGIPMSEDVAFFVAKHLRSNVRELEGALRKILVFVRFHGREVTIEVARTALKDLLSIQNRQISVENIQKAVADFYSIKVVDMYSKKRPTNIARPRQIAMFMAKELTQKSLPEIGELFGGRDHTTVLHAVRKISDERAHDSQLNHEIHVIEQTLKS
- the yidD gene encoding membrane protein insertion efficiency factor YidD; its protein translation is MHPLNRVAIRLVRVYQLTLSPFLGMHCKYVPSCSQYACDCFNHYGFFKSCSLIMWRILRCNPWSQGGYDSAVKQTLQ
- a CDS encoding ribonuclease P protein component; translation: MNSARISELLKMRPQSSLCWGVYAASTQGKAKPDLGVAIAKKLATRAVDRNRLKRMIRELVWAAQADTLKKDVVVKLKKPIGRETKGRLRKKEKEILRSQFLELI